Proteins encoded by one window of Vigna radiata var. radiata cultivar VC1973A chromosome 5, Vradiata_ver6, whole genome shotgun sequence:
- the LOC111241589 gene encoding uncharacterized protein LOC111241589, with translation MLLVFLDRKSRWKQSKEQIFILLKKKSMMEFIGSMNNDDVENNYNREVQPSRNVMEENTLERSEERRSDEAKAHGWWLLPMKTYDSIKEKKAESDWSEIDDETIKQERPRGNTVLHIAALYGNDKCVEKVLQIAQHLLLTINSNGDTALHVAARAGNIATLKKLVNNHQVLIK, from the coding sequence TTTGGTATTTTTAGACAGAAAAAGTAGGTGGAAGCAGAGCAAGGAACAGATCTTCatattgttgaagaaaaagAGCATGATGGAATTTATCGGAAGTATGAATAATGATGACGTGGAAAATAACTACAACAGAGAAGTGCAACCTTCAAGGAATGTGATGGAAGAAAACACACTGGAAAGGTCAGAAGAACGACGGAGTGATGAAGCTAAAGCACATGGTTGGTGGTTGTTGCCAATGAAAACATACGattcaataaaagagaagaaGGCTGAATCAGATTGGAGCGAAATAGACGATGAGACTATAAAGCAAGAGAGGCCTAGAGGAAACACAGTGCTGCATATAGCAGCTCTCTATGGAAATGATAAGTGTGTGGAAAAGGTACTTCAAATTGCTCAACACCTTTTGCTAACAATAAATAGTAATGGTGATACAGCACTGCATGTTGCTGCAAGAGCTGGAAACATCGCTACTCTCAAGAAATTGGTG